A region from the Triticum aestivum cultivar Chinese Spring chromosome 3D, IWGSC CS RefSeq v2.1, whole genome shotgun sequence genome encodes:
- the LOC123077290 gene encoding xyloglucan endotransglycosylase/hydrolase protein 8: MARRFLAVLAVVLALSQAASAKPWLDEKFNTDGTVRTGYDASGQQVVTLSLDQRSGAGFNSDEQYLYGEFSIQMKLIPGNSAGTVSCFYLSSGDGDGHDEIDMEFMGNSSGPGHPVVLNTNVWVNGDGKKEHQFNLWFDPAADFHTYTIIWNPENILFKVDDLFIRSFKRFDGIPYTSSKPMRLHATLWDGSFWATEKGKVPIDWSNAPFNVLYRNYYANACVSGGACHSGSDGWMNRQLDGAEWGTVKWAERNYMSYNYCEDGYRFPQGFPAECSRY, encoded by the exons ATGGCACGGCGTTTTCTGGCCGTGCTCGCCGTCGTCCTCGCGCTCTCGCAGGCCGCCTCGGCCAAGCCCTGGCTCGACGAGAAGTTCAACACGGACGGTACTGTCCGGACGGGATACGACGCTTCGGGGCAGCAGGTGGTGACGCTCAGCCTCGACCAGCGCTCCGGCGCCGGCTTCAACTCCGATGAGCAGTACCTGTACGGTGAGTTCAGCATCCAGATGAAGCTCATCCCGGGAAACTCCGCCGGCACCGTCTCCTGCTTCTAC CTTTCTTCCGGTGATGGCGACGGGCACGACGAGATCGACATGGAGTTCATGGGCAACTCGAGTGGCCCTGGCCATCCAGTAGTGCTCAACACCAACGTGTGGGTCAACGGCGACGGCAAGAAGGAGCACCAGTTCAACCTCTGGTTCGACCCCGCCGCCGATTTCCACACCTACACCATCATCTGGAACCCGGAGAACATCCTCTTCAAGGTTGACGACCTCTTCATCCGCTCCTTCAAGCGCTTCGACGGCATCCCTTACACTAGCTCCAAACCCATGAGGCTGCACGCCACGCTTTGGGACGGCAGCTTCTGGGCGACTGAGAAGGGCAAGGTCCCCATCGACTGGTCCAATGCGCCCTTCAACGTCTTGTACCGCAACTACTACGCCAATGCCTGCGTCAGCGGCGGCGCGTGCCATTCCGGCAGCGACGGGTGGATGAACAGGCAGCTCGACGGCGCCGAGTGGGGCACCGTGAAGTGGGCGGAGCGGAATTACATGAGCTACAACTACTGCGAGGATGGGTACAGGTTCCCGCAGGGGTTCCCCGCCGAGTGCAGCCGCTACTGA